In Montipora capricornis isolate CH-2021 chromosome 4, ASM3666992v2, whole genome shotgun sequence, the DNA window gTTTGTAAAGACATTGAGTACAGAACATTACTGAACCTTCTGGACAACTACTTACCTTTGGTGCTAACTATCTATACTGTTACATTCAAACTTAACAACTTCACGGAGTACTTTCATGGTATGATTAGAATCTGGACAATGTTTTTGTGTTTGGAGCGACGGCATTATAACAAGGCCCCTCTGGTCTGGTTGGCCATGGTCACTCACTGGGGAATGAACCATCCCGGCCTGTACCAAATGTTGCAGTCAAACTTGGTGTTATTTGATGAGTACCCCGTGGAAAATGCACATAGTATCATAAGAGCAAGAACTAATGACAGAGATACAGCAGAGCAACTAATACAGAAAGCCAAAGCTTCCTTTCAAGCTAAACAAGCCCAGACTAATTTCAGGGAACACTTTACACCCACTAAACATTTATTAATTTCCCAAAACAGTCTTTCAAAATTAAAGGCTAAGTGTGCCAAAATATTAGCAGATATATTTGCAGAAATAGCCAAACACCCAGGAAATGCAGTGATCAGTGGTCAAGGAAAGAATGCAAAGGTAAATCTCCCAAGACTATTTGGGGAGGAAGAGATGAAGACAAAAATACTACCACTAGGTCACTGCAGTACCAACCCTccaaatgaaaggaaaagatgTGACTTACCCAGTTGTACAGTAACTGGAGAGGAAGCTTGGATGATATTTGAGGGATGCTCACATTCCTTTCACTTAAAGTGCATGTCTGATGACATAAATTTCTGTCCTTTGTGTCAACAATTTCTAAGAGAAAAGGCAAAACAGTTATCAGAGACAGCAATCAATGCAATATTAgacgtaaagtcaaaagaatCTGTGGACAGGCCACATGTAGCATCAAGTGATGACAATGATAGCATGACAAATGACGAGGAGGAGGCATCAGATAATGACACAACAAATGATAACAATTTAAAAGAACTGATACAGTCCATTAACAGTGGTATCTTGGCATTATCACCACCCCCTCCACCCCCATCCATACCACTACTTGTTCAACAGCAACCTAGAAACATCCAAGAACAGTCCACACAACAAAGCCATATTGCAGCTGTCCATAAAAAGCCTCACTGTAGGAAGTGTGGACATCCAAGAAAAGGTCATAAATTTCCAAAGAATAGAGATGTTCAATGTCCTCACTGTAAAGATGGCATTTGTGCAAGCAATGTTTGTCCAAGGCAAGCACAGCCGACATCACATCCACTGACAGTAGGATCTACAGGTAATACACATTATAATATTAATACACATTATAATGTCACAGACTGGCTTCTACCACATCAGATTGCACAATCAACAATCTTTGGCATTTCCATTGGAAGTAATGCCTGTACAGTTATTGCTGTCATGGGGGCTAGGAAATTTCTTGACGGTCAACTTAGCATTCCAACATCAGAGAATGTCCTATCATGCATAGCAGTATTTGCTGATGCTATGAGAGAAGGAAACATGCATTATAACACATTAAATCTTCCTTCACACCAGCCTAACCTGGATGTAAATGAGACCCTTCAAACAAGAGATGATAATTTTGGACTCGAGGTTACAGAGGAATTGGGTCTGTTTTCTCCTTTATACCTTGAGAATAAAATAATTGACATCACACATCACCAAGAAAACAATGCTGCTGTTTTGACAGACGAATCTATGCTTCTTTGTTTTAATAAATCGCAGCAAACAATAGCACTTTTTGAGAGCCACACTCATGGTAACAATGGTGCACTGATTGCTGCATGTACAGTCATACAATAATATTCAcaattttgtttcatatttgaATGATATGTGTAGTCGCTATTGGGGAAGTAGTCTTGCTGGGGCAAATATTGCCATTCTTAAACAACGTTAGAAAGACACATCCCAAAAGCCCCATATTGCCTTCGAGTTCTTGCTGACATCACATAAAAATCAAACGGTTTACAATGGTCTGCCGAAGCCCACATCTTCTCTTTTCCGTCAGATGCTATAAGAAAGCTATTGAAAAGAACTCCTGTGTATTCTCAGGTGCTTCCATGTGAAAAATAGCGAACAAAACTGAAATGAGTAAAGCCAGTATTCCCCCACACCACCAGCGCATGCGCATGTGGAACGCCATCTTGTTCTGCTTGTCTTCTTTCTCAGAGTGGACAAACTCGCTTGGGCTCGGCACTGAAAATCTGCCTCTCATCGTCAGAATCTTCCGCCAGATCATGCTTCTTGTATTCTTCTACAGTAAACCAACCTGACTCCGATTTATCAGCAAGAAGGATGTGTTTTTGGCGTTCGAGCAGTAACTTCTCACCTTCATCTAATTCAGATTTGACTTATTCAAGCTGCAAATTCTGCGCAGCGGACTTGGCGTTGACGAGTGTCTCTCCTAATTTCAGATTAAACTTGTATTgatcttcattggcttcccGTTTAACTTTGTGGGACTCAGAGTGCTTCAGCTTTTTAATCTCCCTCATTTGGAGGTCGGCGGCGTCCTCGTTGGCACGTTTAATTTGACCTACGGTGTCTTGAAACAGGGCCTTAAAAGAATCCATCATCTGCTGGTTGTTAGATGTAATCAGATCCAAAACTTTGTCCTTGTTGTGTTCTGTACTAATTGGTGCTCTGGCATGTCCATTGGCAAACTGGGTAAGTTGGCTATTAAGCCTTGGCAAAAACACGTAGTGAAGGGCAAATATATGAATTTCATTAGAGGGATCCAGAATACCAGATCAACATGGTGATCAACATGACGGACATGAAGAATATCCAACGCAGGAGGAATAACAAGAGctcaaagacaaattaaaaggagCTCTGAACTATGGCTTGTGATCCCCGCCAAAATTAGCTTTCCTAATTTCTGGTTGCCCTACTAAATTGTGCTCTATCAATTTCGCATACATGCACATAAATTCTATCCTGTGAGATCAAATTCGGTAACACCAAATTCTATCTCGCGACTTCAAATTCGGAAACAACAAATTCTATTCTAGTGACATCAAATTCGGTAACACCAAATTATATCTCACGACGTCAAGTTCGGAAAGACTGAATTCTATTCTGTGACATCAAATTCCGTGATACCAAATTTTATCCCGTGACATCAAATT includes these proteins:
- the LOC138046095 gene encoding uncharacterized protein, with product MVTHWGMNHPGLYQMLQSNLVLFDEYPVENAHSIIRARTNDRDTAEQLIQKAKASFQAKQAQTNFREHFTPTKHLLISQNSLSKLKAKCAKILADIFAEIAKHPGNAVISGQGKNAKVNLPRLFGEEEMKTKILPLGHCSTNPPNERKRCDLPSCTVTGEEAWMIFEGCSHSFHLKCMSDDINFCPLCQQFLREKAKQLSETAINAILDVKSKESVDRPHVASSDDNDSMTNDEEEASDNDTTNDNNLKELIQSINSGILALSPPPPPPSIPLLVQQQPRNIQEQSTQQSHIAAVHKKPHCRKCGHPRKGHKFPKNRDVQCPHCKDGICASNVCPRQAQPTSHPLTVGSTGNTHYNINTHYNVTDWLLPHQIAQSTIFGISIGSNACTVIAVMGARKFLDGQLSIPTSENVLSCIAVFADAMREGNMHYNTLNLPSHQPNLDVNETLQTRDDNFGLEVTEELGLFSPLYLENKIIDITHHQENNAAVLTDESMLLCFNKSQQTIALFESHTHGNNGALIAACTVIQ